In Citrus sinensis cultivar Valencia sweet orange chromosome 3, DVS_A1.0, whole genome shotgun sequence, the sequence ACCGTCAAACTCCTTCTTACAATGGTTGCATTCGGCCTTCACTTTTCCATCTGCGTCTCTGTACTTTCTCATCTCATCCCAAACCTCTGAacgctttttccttttcttaatagctgatgatgatgagcttCTTGCATTCGGATCTCCCTACACAGTTAACAATTCTCAAATAAGATAAGGATTCATTGcattaactttaattaatcaattaagcctaccaatttaattaacaccGATGATGGATCCAAATCCTCATCACTAGTATCTCCTTCTGTACCGGAGAAGTGTTTGATCACACCACGGacagatttttcttcaataagaCTGGctaactcttttattttaattgatggcGACAGTGATTGATGTTGATCATCCCAATCACGACCATCAGATCCACTTTTTCTCTTAGGGTTAGCTGGGCATCTCTGTAAATGATTCTTGAGATGTGTGGTTTCTTTCAGGCTTGAACCGTCAAACTCCTTCTTACAATGGTTGCATTCGGCCTTCACTTTTCCATCTGCGTCTCTGTACTTTCTCATCTCATCCCAAACCTCTGAacgctttttccttttcttaatagctgatgatgatgagcttCTTGCATTCGGATCTCCCTACACAGTTAACAATTCTCAAATAAGATAAGGATTCATTGCAGtaactttaattaatcaattaagcctaccaatttaattaacaccGATGATGGATCCAAATCCTCATCACTAGTATCTCCTTCTGTACCGGAGAAGTGTTTGATCACACCACGGacagatttttcttcaataagaCTGGCTAACTCCTTTGTTTTGATTGATGGGGACAATGTTTGATGTTGATCATCCCAATCACGACCATCAGATCCACTTTTTCTCTTAGGGTTAGCTGGGCATCTCTGTAAATGATTCTTGAGATGTGTGGTTTCTTTCAGGCTTGAACCGTCAAACTCCTTCTTACAATGGTTGCATTCGGCCTTCACTTTTCCATCTGCGTCTCTGTACTTTCTCATCTCATCCCAAACCTCTGAacgctttttccttttcttaatagctgatgatgatgagcttCTTGCATTCGGATCTCCCTACATAGTTAACAATTCTCAAATAAGATAAGGATTCATTGcattaactttaattaatcaattaagcctaccaatttaattaacaccGATGATGGATCCAAATCCTCATCACTAGTATCTCCTTCTGTACCGGAGAAGTGTTTGATCACACCACGGacagatttttcttcaataagaCTGGCTAACTCCTTTGTTTTGATTGATGGGGACAATGTTTGATGTTGATCATCCCAATCACGACCATCAGATCCACTTTTTCTCTTAGGGTTAGCTGGGCATCTCTGTAAATGATTCTTGAGATGTGTGGTTCCTTTCAGGCTTGAACCGTCAAACTCCTTCTTACAATGGTTGCATTCGGCCTTCACTTTTCCATCTGCGTCTCTGTACTTTCTCATCTCATCCCAAACCTCTGAacgctttttccttttcttaatagctgatgatgatgagcttCTTGCATTCGGATCTCCCTACATAGTTAACAATTCTCAAATAAGATAAGGATTCATTGcattaactttaattaatcaattaagcctaccaatttaattaacaccGATGATGGATCCAAATCCTCATCACTAGTATCTCCTTCTGTACCGGAGAAGTGTTTGATCACACCACGGacagatttttcttcaataagaCTGGCTAACTCCTTTGTTTTGATTGATGGGGACAATGTTTGATGTTGATCATCCCAATCACGACCATCAGATCCACTTTTTCTCTTAGGGTTAGCTGGGCATCTCTGTAAATGATTCTTGAGATGTGTGGTTTCTTTCAGGCTTGAACCGTCAAACTCCTTCTTACAATGGTTGCATTCGGCCTTCACTTTTCCATCTGCGTCTCTGTACTTTCTCATCTCATCCCAAACCTCTGAacgctttttccttttcttaatagctgatgatgatgagcttCTTGCATTCGGATCTCCCTACACAGTTAACAATTCTCAAATAAGATAAGGATTCATTGcattaactttaattaatcaattaagcctaccaatttaattaacaccGATGATGGATCCAAATCCTCATCACTAGTATCTCCTTCTGTACCGGAGAAGTGTTTGATCACACCACGGacagatttttcttcaataagaCTGGCTAACTCCTTTGTTTTGATTGATGGGGACAATGTTTGATGTTGATCATCCCAATCACGACCATCAGATCCACTTTTTCTCTTAGGGTTAGCTGGGCATCTCTGTAAATGATTCTTGAGATGTGTGGTTCCTTTCAGGCTTGAACCGTCAAACTCCTTCTTACAATGGTTGCATTCGGCCTTCACTTTTCCATCTGCGTCTCTGTACTTTCTCATCTCATCCCAAACCTCTGAacgctttttccttttcttaatagctgatgatgatgagcttCTTGCATTCGGATCTCCCTACATAGTTAACAATTCTCAAATAAGATAAGGATTCATTGcattaactttaattaatcaattaagcctaccaatttaattaacaccGATGATGGATCCAAATCCTCATCACTAGTATCTCCTTCTGTACCGGAGAAGTGTTTGATCACACCACGGacagatttttcttcaataagaCTGGCTAactcttttgttttgattgatgGGGACAGTGTTTGATGTTAATCATCCCAATCACGACCATCAGATCCACTTTTTCTCTTAGGGTTAGCTGGGCATCTCTGTAAATGATTCTTGAGATGTGTGGTTTCTTTCAGGCTTGAACCGTCAAACTCCTTCTTACAATGGTTGCATTCGGCCTTCACTTTTCCATCTGCGTCTCTGTACTTTCTCATCTCATCCCAAACCTCTGAacgctttttccttttcttaatagctgatgatgatgagcttCCTACATTCGGATCTCCCTACATATAGTTAACAATTCTCAAATAAGATAAAGGATTCATTGCATaaactttaattaatcaattaagcTTACCAGTTTAATTATCTGATACACGGACGTACAACAGAggtaaaacaaaacatatcaATTAATCTACACTTGagattagatttaattaagcATTCTCTGTTTACTTACTTTTATTTctgtaattaatcaattaatttttttattaatctataGAGAGCAAGACATACGCACCTCCATGGCCAGTAGAGTAGCAGTTACCAGTTAAAAACTTGAATTCACAGCCTGCAAAACAAACAGATAACATACCCGTTACCACATCAAATTCactcttttttgtttcaattaacaaaacaaattaaagtgtgtgtgtgtttataactcaataataataataataataataataataataatagtaataaaacaattaaagatatgataaaatgaaataaaatcaaaacaaaatgcttACTTGACAGTAATTAGTTGCTGATACAATTGAATAAGAGTTGCAGATCCTGCTTTATTAGTTGTCGTTCTCCTTCCAAGTTCCAACCTCTTATCTCTTCAATCAGAGAACTGGTTCTATCTCGTGAGCTTTCAATGTGCACGACGATACAGGTACAAATCTAGTTATATAAAAGGTTTCGAATCTCCGAATATAAAAGTCTTCGAAGCTCCGAATGAGTAAATCTATTTATATAAAAGTATTCGAATCTCCGAATATAAAAGTATTCGAATCGCGGAATATAAAAGTCTTCGAAGCTCCGAAGAAGTAAATCTATTTATATAATGAATGACAATATGGACCACAAAGCTAATGACAAAAGCTGATTAAAATGGGGGACCTGTCTACCTTACAGTTTCTGTAACATGCGCACCCAATGCATGCACCACACCTGTCCTGCATATGGAGAAAAAGcatgcaattgtttttgtttggtagCTAGCTAACCAATCAGGAGCTGGCTACGTGGGATctgtatgttacagaatctgtaacttaGCCAGCTCCTTTAAAATGGGATCACTTGTTCTTTTCTCGCAATTTCCTCACATGGTTGTACTTTTACTttagtgaaattttttttcgcTTACCTTCactttgtttttgcttttgtttttttgtttttcttaattcTAAGTAATCAGTACTTtagataagttttttttttaaatctaaaataaaggataaacaacaatcaatttttttttataaactaatATGTGGCGTAAAAGTATTAACTGAATAAACTTCAcatgatttatataattatttttattaattggattttaatcatataattttttcacatttttcgtttcaccaaaattttttctcttccaGCAACCATAGGAGCATCGTCGGTTTAAAAATCGATTCTATTCGATTAATCCGGGATTGCCCTTAGAAATTTGTAAGATCCATTGAATTGATTAGACCGAATTTAATAGTTATAGCACATTCTCCACTTGAGGTCAAAAATATTACTCCTCAGACTTTCTTTTTTACCTCGAgattctcttaaaaatttggCCCAAACATACGCTAACTTGACCGTAAAGtgtcttttttattgtttattcaGTTCTATCTCAAAATTCCACCAAACTTGGCCCAAACGAATTCTTGTTATTGTTTATTCCATTCTATCTCaaattccattaaaatttGGTCCAAACCCCAAACGAACTCTAACTTGACcgaaaattgtttttgtttttgtttattaaaaaaaaattggcggCTTTGGCCAGATGGcaacatgttttttttaatatctatttattaatttaagatgtgagaaaatttaaaattttgggttttcatgttttacttattaaaattttttattttaaaaattaatagaaaataagaatTCGGGCATTCAAGTTCAGTGTCAGCCCAGTTCATTGTAAAAAGAGGGGGTTTTATTGTGTTTTAAATTTCGTTCATTTTTCCTTCACTAAATGCCGatcattataaattaaatgcgCCGAAATGTCTCAGCTCCATCTAAattaaccccaaaaaaaagtttaggaatataatttttgtgtacattcttaaaattatataaatctaCGTGACTATTGAAAAAAACAGTAGGGATGTTTGGTTACTGGAAGTTATAGTAAATATATCTTGAGCCATTTAACAGATGCAGGGACGGGggtgcatttttattttgtttctctatATGATTGAAATCggaatatttgtttttcaccACGGAATATTCTGTTTCAGAAGAAGTTTCAGCCTTTCAggttcttttttaaaatcttttaatttttttcaatctctTCTACTTTTTGTCATTTGAGTAGTGCTAAAAGGCTAGAGAAATGAGATGTGGTCCATGTGGCGGGCCCTGACCGACGCTCAGATAGAAAAAAACAGCTAGAAAAGATAAGGGTCCTAACTACAATTTAaccttttaaaaaagaaaattatattttggacCCTCggtttacataattttttttttttaattcatggCCGTACCTCTCCCTCTTCTATCAGATAACTGGTTCTATTCTATCTTGTGAGCTCTCAGTGTGTAagtggatatatatatatatatatatatatataggaccTGTCtatgttacagattctgtaacaaacatctcccgtcatcccaccatccgattttcttttgtttagtttctcactccacatccaaccacatccaacggctgatgctgcagtctgtaccttacagattctgtaacgtAGTTTTgtcctatatatataatagagatatttgtttatataaaAGTCTTCGAAGCTCCGAAGAAATTAATGAGCCTTATTATTAAGTCTATGAGATAAGCTGCCTGACAATATGGTCCAAAAGGCTAACGAGATAAGCTGACTGAAATGGGGCCACTTGTTCTTTCCTCGCAATTTCCTGATGTAGGCCACCTTTTACTTCAGTGATTTCTTTTGCTTACCTTTTGTTtgtttccccctttttttttaaatatatttctaaGTAATCAGTACTTTAGATgagttttttattaaatctaaaataatgGATAAACaaccatcaatttttttataaacttataTGTGGCATAGAagtattaattgaataaataccACATGATTTTTATAACTATTTCTATTAAGGATCCACCTACGGTACCACCGTGGTATCTGTACCACTGGTTTTGTCTTTTGTGCCAGCAGtgttgtaaaatttcattgaacccctttcattcatttttatttaagctttacttcataaatattaaattaatttctattgcatccatataaatattataattagcaCCTTAtactatttgttatttatacatatttctTCTATATTACACTTTTATCACAATACTCCTCTCTTTATCACAAATACCGGCAAACCCGACCCGAATTTTGTTTCCATTTCCGTCCACACCACCGGCGAAGGTTGGTACCGATCGGAAGATCGCGCGACGCCGGTcatctccacaccatccttgTCACAAAAATAACCGGGTCAACCCGACCCGCGAACCCAACCCGGATTTTATTTCCGTTTCCGGCAACTCCACCGGCCAAGGTTGGTACCGATCGGAAGCTCGTATGACGCCGGTCATCTCCATGCCATCCTTGTCGCTGTAAAGCATTCGGAAAGCTGCCGATCGAAGCCGTGAAAAGTCACAGAATCCCCGCTTCAATTCGCCACTGTTTCTCCAGTTTCCGGTGACGCCACCACTTGAGTTTTGTTCTCCACAGTTCCCTCTGTCTTTTCTGACCAACCACAGCCACCGGAGGAGCCGATTTGCCGTTGAAGGGCCGTTGAAGGATTCACGGGTTTGGGAGAAATGAACTTAATATTTGtgaagcaaaattcaaataagaataaatgaaagggcttcatgaaattttacacaaaaaagacaaaagcagTGGCATGGTGCCACTGTTGCACGATAGGCGAGTCCTtctattaattcaattttttattcaaaatttttacattatattaatttatataaataatttgtga encodes:
- the LOC127901106 gene encoding uncharacterized protein LOC127901106 isoform X1, encoding MRKYRDADGKVKAECNHCKKEFDGSSLKGTTHLKNHLQRCPANPKRKSGSDGRDWDDQHQTLSPSIKTKELASLIEEKSVRGVIKHFSGTEGDTSDEDLDPSSVLIKLGDPNARSSSSSAIKKRKKRSEVWDEMRKYRDADGKVKAECNHCKKEFDGSSLKETTHLKNHLQRCPANPKRKSGSDGRDWDDQHQTLSPSIKTKELASLIEEKSVRGVIKHFSGTEGDTSDEDLDPSSVLIKLGDPNARSSSSSAIKKRKKRSEVWDEMRKYRDADGKVKAECNHCKKEFDGSSLKGTTHLKNHLQRCPANPKRKSGSDGRDWDDQHQTLSPSIKTKELASLIEEKSVRGVIKHFSGTEGDTSDEDLDPSSVLIKLGDPNARSSSSSAIKKRKKRSEVWDEMRKYRDADGKVKAECNHCKKEFDGSSLKETTHLKNHLQRCPANPKRKSGSDGRDWDDQHQTLSPSIKTKELASLIEEKSVRGVIKHFSGTEGDTSDEDLDPSSVLIKLGDPNARSSSSSAIKKRKKRSEVWDEMRKYRDADGKVKAECNHCKKEFDGSSLKETTHLKNHLQRCPANPKRKSGSDGRDWDDQHQSLSPSIKIKELASLIEEKSVRGVIKHFSGTEGDTSDEDLDPSSVLIKLGDPNARSSSSSAIKKRKKRSEVWDEMRKYRDADGKVKAECNHCKKEFDGSSLKGTTHLKNHLQRCPANPKRKSGSDGRDWDDQHQTLSPSIKTKELASLIEEKSVRGVIKHFSSTEGDTSDEDLDPSSVLIKLGDPNAGSSSSSAIKKRKKCSEVWEEMRRYRDADGKVKAECNHCKKEFDGSSLKGTTHLENHLERCPANPKRKSGFDGRDGDDQDELLYLSMKTKELARLITDEEWDRPKFDLREFNWRKDDILQLYQEEIELRHFGAFNVNDFLII
- the LOC127901106 gene encoding uncharacterized protein LOC127901106 isoform X6, which encodes MRKYRDADGKVKAECNHCKKEFDGSSLKETTHLKNHLQRCPANPKRKSGSDGRDWDDQHQTLSPSIKTKELASLIEEKSVRGVIKHFSGTEGDTSDEDLDPSSVLIKLGDPNARSSSSSAIKKRKKRSEVWDEMRKYRDADGKVKAECNHCKKEFDGSSLKGTTHLKNHLQRCPANPKRKSGSDGRDWDDQHQTLSPSIKTKELASLIEEKSVRGVIKHFSGTEGDTSDEDLDPSSVLIKLGDPNARSSSSSAIKKRKKRSEVWDEMRKYRDADGKVKAECNHCKKEFDGSSLKETTHLKNHLQRCPANPKRKSGSDGRDWDDQHQTLSPSIKTKELASLIEEKSVRGVIKHFSGTEGDTSDEDLDPSSVLIKLGDPNARSSSSSAIKKRKKRSEVWDEMRKYRDADGKVKAECNHCKKEFDGSSLKETTHLKNHLQRCPANPKRKSGSDGRDWDDQHQSLSPSIKIKELASLIEEKSVRGVIKHFSGTEGDTSDEDLDPSSVLIKLGDPNARSSSSSAIKKRKKRSEVWDEMRKYRDADGKVKAECNHCKKEFDGSSLKGTTHLKNHLQRCPANPKRKSGSDGRDWDDQHQTLSPSIKTKELASLIEEKSVRGVIKHFSSTEGDTSDEDLDPSSVLIKLGDPNAGSSSSSAIKKRKKCSEVWEEMRRYRDADGKVKAECNHCKKEFDGSSLKGTTHLENHLERCPANPKRKSGFDGRDGDDQDELLYLSMKTKELARLITDEEWDRPKFDLREFNWRKDDILQLYQEEIELRHFGAFNVNDFLII
- the LOC127901106 gene encoding uncharacterized protein LOC127901106 isoform X5, with amino-acid sequence MRKYRDADGKVKAECNHCKKEFDGSSLKGTTHLKNHLQRCPANPKRKSGSDGRDWDDQHQTLSPSIKTKELASLIEEKSVRGVIKHFSGTEGDTSDEDLDPSSVLIKLGDPNARSSSSSAIKKRKKRSEVWDEMRKYRDADGKVKAECNHCKKEFDGSSLKGTTHLKNHLQRCPANPKRKSGSDGRDWDDQHQTLSPSIKTKELASLIEEKSVRGVIKHFSGTEGDTSDEDLDPSSVLIKLGDPNARSSSSSAIKKRKKRSEVWDEMRKYRDADGKVKAECNHCKKEFDGSSLKETTHLKNHLQRCPANPKRKSGSDGRDWDDQHQTLSPSIKTKELASLIEEKSVRGVIKHFSGTEGDTSDEDLDPSSVLIKLGDPNARSSSSSAIKKRKKRSEVWDEMRKYRDADGKVKAECNHCKKEFDGSSLKETTHLKNHLQRCPANPKRKSGSDGRDWDDQHQSLSPSIKIKELASLIEEKSVRGVIKHFSGTEGDTSDEDLDPSSVLIKLGDPNARSSSSSAIKKRKKRSEVWDEMRKYRDADGKVKAECNHCKKEFDGSSLKGTTHLKNHLQRCPANPKRKSGSDGRDWDDQHQTLSPSIKTKELASLIEEKSVRGVIKHFSSTEGDTSDEDLDPSSVLIKLGDPNAGSSSSSAIKKRKKCSEVWEEMRRYRDADGKVKAECNHCKKEFDGSSLKGTTHLENHLERCPANPKRKSGFDGRDGDDQDELLYLSMKTKELARLITDEEWDRPKFDLREFNWRKDDILQLYQEEIELRHFGAFNVNDFLII
- the LOC127901106 gene encoding uncharacterized protein LOC127901106 isoform X3; the protein is MRKYRDADGKVKAECNHCKKEFDGSSLKGTTHLKNHLQRCPANPKRKSGSDGRDWDDQHQTLSPSIKTKELASLIEEKSVRGVIKHFSGTEGDTSDEDLDPSSVLIKLGDPNARSSSSSAIKKRKKRSEVWDEMRKYRDADGKVKAECNHCKKEFDGSSLKETTHLKNHLQRCPANPKRKSGSDGRDWDDQHQTLSPSIKTKELASLIEEKSVRGVIKHFSGTEGDTSDEDLDPSSVLIKLGDPNARSSSSSAIKKRKKRSEVWDEMRKYRDADGKVKAECNHCKKEFDGSSLKETTHLKNHLQRCPANPKRKSGSDGRDWDDQHQTLSPSIKTKELASLIEEKSVRGVIKHFSGTEGDTSDEDLDPSSVLIKLGDPNARSSSSSAIKKRKKRSEVWDEMRKYRDADGKVKAECNHCKKEFDGSSLKETTHLKNHLQRCPANPKRKSGSDGRDWDDQHQSLSPSIKIKELASLIEEKSVRGVIKHFSGTEGDTSDEDLDPSSVLIKLGDPNARSSSSSAIKKRKKRSEVWDEMRKYRDADGKVKAECNHCKKEFDGSSLKGTTHLKNHLQRCPANPKRKSGSDGRDWDDQHQTLSPSIKTKELASLIEEKSVRGVIKHFSSTEGDTSDEDLDPSSVLIKLGDPNAGSSSSSAIKKRKKCSEVWEEMRRYRDADGKVKAECNHCKKEFDGSSLKGTTHLENHLERCPANPKRKSGFDGRDGDDQDELLYLSMKTKELARLITDEEWDRPKFDLREFNWRKDDILQLYQEEIELRHFGAFNVNDFLII
- the LOC127901106 gene encoding uncharacterized protein LOC127901106 isoform X2 gives rise to the protein MRKYRDADGKVKAECNHCKKEFDGSSLKGTTHLKNHLQRCPANPKRKSGSDGRDWDDQHQTLSPSIKTKELASLIEEKSVRGVIKHFSGTEGDTSDEDLDPSSVLIKLGDPNARSSSSSAIKKRKKRSEVWDEMRKYRDADGKVKAECNHCKKEFDGSSLKETTHLKNHLQRCPANPKRKSGSDGRDWDDQHQTLSPSIKTKELASLIEEKSVRGVIKHFSGTEGDTSDEDLDPSSVLIKLGDPNARSSSSSAIKKRKKRSEVWDEMRKYRDADGKVKAECNHCKKEFDGSSLKGTTHLKNHLQRCPANPKRKSGSDGRDWDDQHQTLSPSIKTKELASLIEEKSVRGVIKHFSGTEGDTSDEDLDPSSVLIKLGDPNARSSSSSAIKKRKKRSEVWDEMRKYRDADGKVKAECNHCKKEFDGSSLKETTHLKNHLQRCPANPKRKSGSDGRDWDDQHQTLSPSIKTKELASLIEEKSVRGVIKHFSGTEGDTSDEDLDPSSVLIKLGDPNARSSSSSAIKKRKKRSEVWDEMRKYRDADGKVKAECNHCKKEFDGSSLKGTTHLKNHLQRCPANPKRKSGSDGRDWDDQHQTLSPSIKTKELASLIEEKSVRGVIKHFSSTEGDTSDEDLDPSSVLIKLGDPNAGSSSSSAIKKRKKCSEVWEEMRRYRDADGKVKAECNHCKKEFDGSSLKGTTHLENHLERCPANPKRKSGFDGRDGDDQDELLYLSMKTKELARLITDEEWDRPKFDLREFNWRKDDILQLYQEEIELRHFGAFNVNDFLII
- the LOC127901106 gene encoding uncharacterized protein LOC127901106 isoform X4; this translates as MRKYRDADGKVKAECNHCKKEFDGSSLKGTTHLKNHLQRCPANPKRKSGSDGRDWDDQHQTLSPSIKTKELASLIEEKSVRGVIKHFSGTEGDTSDEDLDPSSVLIKLGDPNARSSSSSAIKKRKKRSEVWDEMRKYRDADGKVKAECNHCKKEFDGSSLKETTHLKNHLQRCPANPKRKSGSDGRDWDDQHQTLSPSIKTKELASLIEEKSVRGVIKHFSGTEGDTSDEDLDPSSVLIKLGDPNARSSSSSAIKKRKKRSEVWDEMRKYRDADGKVKAECNHCKKEFDGSSLKGTTHLKNHLQRCPANPKRKSGSDGRDWDDQHQTLSPSIKTKELASLIEEKSVRGVIKHFSGTEGDTSDEDLDPSSVLIKLGDPNARSSSSSAIKKRKKRSEVWDEMRKYRDADGKVKAECNHCKKEFDGSSLKETTHLKNHLQRCPANPKRKSGSDGRDWDDQHQSLSPSIKIKELASLIEEKSVRGVIKHFSGTEGDTSDEDLDPSSVLIKLGDPNARSSSSSAIKKRKKRSEVWDEMRKYRDADGKVKAECNHCKKEFDGSSLKGTTHLKNHLQRCPANPKRKSGSDGRDWDDQHQTLSPSIKTKELASLIEEKSVRGVIKHFSSTEGDTSDEDLDPSSVLIKLGDPNAGSSSSSAIKKRKKCSEVWEEMRRYRDADGKVKAECNHCKKEFDGSSLKGTTHLENHLERCPANPKRKSGFDGRDGDDQDELLYLSMKTKELARLITDEEWDRPKFDLREFNWRKDDILQLYQEEIELRHFGAFNVNDFLII
- the LOC127901106 gene encoding uncharacterized protein LOC127901106 isoform X7, translating into MRKYRDADGKVKAECNHCKKEFDGSSLKGTTHLKNHLQRCPANPKRKSGSDGRDWDDQHQTLSPSIKTKELASLIEEKSVRGVIKHFSGTEGDTSDEDLDPSSVLIKLGDPNARSSSSSAIKKRKKRSEVWDEMRKYRDADGKVKAECNHCKKEFDGSSLKETTHLKNHLQRCPANPKRKSGSDGRDWDDQHQTLSPSIKTKELASLIEEKSVRGVIKHFSGTEGDTSDEDLDPSSVLIKLGDPNARSSSSSAIKKRKKRSEVWDEMRKYRDADGKVKAECNHCKKEFDGSSLKGTTHLKNHLQRCPANPKRKSGSDGRDWDDQHQTLSPSIKTKELASLIEEKSVRGVIKHFSGTEGDTSDEDLDPSSVLIKLGDPNARSSSSSAIKKRKKRSEVWDEMRKYRDADGKVKAECNHCKKEFDGSSLKETTHLKNHLQRCPANPKRKSGSDGRDWDDQHQTLSPSIKTKELASLIEEKSVRGVIKHFSGTEGDTSDEDLDPSSVLIKLGDPNARSSSSSAIKKRKKRSEVWDEMRKYRDADGKVKAECNHCKKEFDGSSLKETTHLKNHLQRCPANPKRKSGSDGRDWDDQHQSLSPSIKIKELASLIEEKSVRGVIKHFSGTEGDTSDEDLDPSSVLIKLGDPNAGSSSSSAIKKRKKCSEVWEEMRRYRDADGKVKAECNHCKKEFDGSSLKGTTHLENHLERCPANPKRKSGFDGRDGDDQDELLYLSMKTKELARLITDEEWDRPKFDLREFNWRKDDILQLYQEEIELRHFGAFNVNDFLII